Below is a genomic region from Fusobacterium sp. FSA-380-WT-3A.
ATTTGAATTTATCTATTTTGCTCGTCCTGATAGTCGTATTGATGGAATGAGTGTTTATGAAGCTAGAAAAAGAGCTGGACGTCAACTAGCTAAAGAACATCCTGTTGAAGGAGATATAGTAATAGGTGTTCCTGACAGTGGACTTGTAGCAGCCATAGGTTATGCTGAAGAAAGTGGAATTCCTTATGGAATGGGACTTATAAAAAATCGTTATATTGGAAGAACATTTATCAGTCCTACTCAATCAAAAAGAGAAGATGGTGTAAGAGTTAAATTAAATGCTCTTAGAGAAAATGTAGAAGGAAAAAGAGTTATTATGATAGATGATTCTATTGTAAGAGGAACTACTATAAAAAGACTTGTTAAAATATTAAGAAGTGCTGGAGCAAAAGAAATACATATGAGAGTTACAGCTCCACCTTTCTTATGGCCTTGTTATTATGGAACTGATGTTCCTTCAAGAGACAAATTAGTAGCTGTTAATCACTCTGTAGAAGAAATTGCAAAAATGTCTGGATTAGATAGTTTAGGATATTTAGGATTAGATAATCTAACTAATATTGCAAAAGGATGTAAATGTAATTTCTGTGATTCATGTTTTAGTGGAAAATATCCAACACAAATCGAGATTCAAGATGAGGAGGAAAATATAAATGAAATCGAAATACGAAAGTCCCCTAAATTCAAGATATGCTAGTAAAGAAATGAGTTACTTATTTTCACCAGATTATAAATTCAAAACTTGGCGTAAATTATGGATAGCTTTAGCTGAAGTAGAAAAAGAATTAGGACTTAATATTACTCAAGAACAAATAGACCAAATGAAAGAATTTAAAGATGATATCAATTATGAAGTGGCTGAAGCTAGAGAAAAAATAGTTCGTCATGATGTAATGAGTCATGTTTATGCTTTTGGTACTCAAGCTCCTCTTGCTATGCCTATAATACATTTGGGGGCAACTAGTTGTTATGTTGGAGACAATACTGATATTATTATAATGACTGAGGCTATGAAACTTGTAAAAAAACAACTTGTTAATGTTATAAATGAACTTTCTAAATTTGTAATGGAATATAAAGATTTACCTACATTAGGATTCACTCATTTCCAACCAGCTCAAACAACAACTGTTGGTAAAAGAGCTAGTCTTTGGTTACAAGATTTAGTAATGGATTTAGAAGATTTAGATTATCAAATTTCAAAAGCAAAATTATTAGGTTCAAAAGGAACTACTGGAACTCAAGCAAGTTTCTTAGAATTATTTGATGGTGACCATGAAAAAGTAAAAAAAATAGACCCAATGATAGCTGAAAAAATGGGATTTAAAAAATGTTTTGCTGTTTCTGGACAAACATATCCAAGAAAATTAGACAGTCAAATTTTAAATGTACTTAGTCAAATAGCTCAAAGTGCTTTTAAATTTAGTAATGATATAAGACTTCTTCAACATTTAAAAGAAATAGAAGAACCTTTTGAAAAAAATCAAATTGGGTCTTCAGCTATGGCTTATAAAAGAAATCCAATGAGGAGTGAGCGTATTGGTTCTTTAGCTAGATATGTAATTGCTGATTCTATAAATCCAGCAATTACAGCTTCTACTCAATGGTTTGAAAGAACATTAGATGACTCTGCTAACAAAAGACTTTCTGTTCCTGAAGCATTTTTATGTGTAGATGCTATCCTTTCATTATATAGAAATGTTGTAGATGGACTTGTAGTTTATCCAAAAGTTATAGAACAACACTTAAATAATGAATTACCATTTATGGCTACAGAAAATATAATGATGGACGCTGTTAAAAAAGGTGGAGATAGACAAGAACTTCATGAAAAAATAAGAAGTCATTCTATGGAAGCTGGTCGTATGGTAAAAGCTGAAGGAAAACCAAATGATTTATTAGAAAGAATAGCTAATGATAAATCTTTTGGATTAACATTAGAAGAATTACAATCTATAATGGATGCTAAAAACTTTGTTGGAAGAGCTCCTGAACAAGCAAAAGAGTTTGTAGAAAATATTGTTAATCCTATTCTTGAAAAAAATAGAGATTTAATAGACAGTCATGCTGAAAGTATAAGAGTATAATTGACTTAATTTGGATTTTAGTGTATAATATAATGTAAAAATTACATTTTAGGAGGAAGAAAATATGGTAAAAGCCATTGTTGGAGCTTGTTGGGGAGATGAAGGAAAAGGGAAAATAACAGATATGTTAGCTTCTAATGCTGATATAGTTATTCGTTTTCAAGGTGGAAGTAATGCAGGACATACTATAATAAATGATTATGGTAAATTTGCTCTTCATCAAATGCCTAGTGGAGTTTTTAATGAAAATACAGTAAATATCATAGGACCAGGAGTAGCATTTAATGTACCTTACTTTATCAAAGAAATGAATTAT
It encodes:
- the purB gene encoding adenylosuccinate lyase → MKSKYESPLNSRYASKEMSYLFSPDYKFKTWRKLWIALAEVEKELGLNITQEQIDQMKEFKDDINYEVAEAREKIVRHDVMSHVYAFGTQAPLAMPIIHLGATSCYVGDNTDIIIMTEAMKLVKKQLVNVINELSKFVMEYKDLPTLGFTHFQPAQTTTVGKRASLWLQDLVMDLEDLDYQISKAKLLGSKGTTGTQASFLELFDGDHEKVKKIDPMIAEKMGFKKCFAVSGQTYPRKLDSQILNVLSQIAQSAFKFSNDIRLLQHLKEIEEPFEKNQIGSSAMAYKRNPMRSERIGSLARYVIADSINPAITASTQWFERTLDDSANKRLSVPEAFLCVDAILSLYRNVVDGLVVYPKVIEQHLNNELPFMATENIMMDAVKKGGDRQELHEKIRSHSMEAGRMVKAEGKPNDLLERIANDKSFGLTLEELQSIMDAKNFVGRAPEQAKEFVENIVNPILEKNRDLIDSHAESIRV